One genomic window of Desulfurococcus mucosus DSM 2162 includes the following:
- a CDS encoding YkgJ family cysteine cluster protein, protein MVEHEVPVFKCPACGLCCTFSPVSILPHEDIVLRTIADALGLPYSSQPGYVIFEEVNRVNLAFSYVMELHNGRCIFLSGSKCMIHDVYKPLICRSYPYVPRHVRYNIDERNKYILATADYGVSVACPVVKKDREVLEKYSGNPALVIRYLKKEYNAAVEMENIRNTLLSLLSKLWREGIVEVSTSRRDAPVVNLYEFLRRYYPDLPGILNIDKVVDKIKVLRGETGDE, encoded by the coding sequence ATGGTGGAGCATGAGGTACCGGTTTTCAAGTGCCCAGCCTGCGGGCTCTGCTGTACTTTCTCACCTGTCTCCATACTACCGCATGAAGACATAGTGTTGAGAACCATAGCTGACGCCCTTGGACTACCCTATAGTAGTCAACCAGGCTACGTGATCTTCGAGGAGGTGAACAGGGTTAACCTAGCCTTCAGCTACGTGATGGAGCTCCACAACGGTAGGTGTATCTTCCTCTCGGGATCCAAGTGCATGATCCACGATGTATACAAGCCGCTCATATGTAGAAGCTACCCCTATGTGCCCCGGCACGTCAGATACAACATAGATGAGAGAAACAAGTATATACTGGCCACAGCCGACTACGGAGTGAGCGTGGCATGCCCAGTGGTCAAGAAGGACCGGGAGGTGCTTGAAAAATACTCTGGTAACCCGGCCCTGGTGATAAGGTACTTGAAGAAGGAGTACAATGCAGCTGTCGAAATGGAGAACATCAGGAACACTCTGCTAAGCCTTCTCTCCAAGCTGTGGAGAGAGGGGATTGTCGAGGTCTCAACATCAAGGAGGGATGCACCAGTCGTGAACCTCTACGAGTTCCTGAGGAGATACTACCCGGATCTCCCGGGGATCCTCAACATTGATAAGGTCGTCGATAAAATTAAGGTATTAAGGGGGGAGACAGGTGACGAGTGA
- a CDS encoding nicotinamide-nucleotide adenylyltransferase: protein MDTERCLVIARFQPFHYGHLNAIEYCYRNYDEVIIVVGMASQSHTPENPFTAGERLLMIRGALKWAGHDLSRYVTVTLPTLEVNRAAVHFVRQYSPPFKSVVTLNPIIQRLFMEEGYEVIPPPVKERDTYSGSAIRRMMLANDPSWKQLVPPPVAEIIERIGGVERIRMLYSERLPGYYATA from the coding sequence ATGGATACTGAGAGATGCCTAGTGATAGCGAGGTTCCAGCCATTCCACTACGGTCACTTAAACGCTATCGAATACTGCTACAGGAACTATGATGAGGTAATAATAGTGGTGGGGATGGCGAGCCAGAGCCACACGCCTGAAAACCCTTTCACAGCCGGGGAGAGATTGCTCATGATAAGAGGGGCCCTTAAATGGGCTGGACACGACTTGTCAAGGTATGTCACGGTGACTCTCCCCACACTGGAGGTGAACAGGGCTGCCGTGCACTTCGTGCGACAGTATAGTCCACCCTTTAAATCCGTGGTCACATTAAACCCCATTATACAGCGCCTCTTCATGGAGGAGGGCTACGAGGTGATCCCCCCACCGGTCAAGGAGAGGGATACTTACAGTGGCTCAGCGATCAGGCGGATGATGCTTGCCAACGATCCATCCTGGAAGCAACTGGTTCCACCACCTGTGGCCGAGATAATAGAGCGTATAGGAGGGGTTGAAAGAATACGGATGCTGTACAGTGAGAGACTACCCGGCTACTATGCTACAGCTTGA
- a CDS encoding biotin--[acetyl-CoA-carboxylase] ligase codes for MTSELALKLELLRLLSEHDEIPVSEAVKELGVHQDEVLGIAEELSRYYMIKTVKSRISWSPGDNPRRFKPWGWSYLYKIVSGSTMVSARQMSPWSIVLSELQVQGKGRHGKTWIGNLGGLWVTFKASVAPQVAQLLPVAIPVLLVRTLRDKLVVDAEIKWPNDIVYKGRKIAGVLLEGEYVGVSIVSYIGVGLNVNNDPPLETAESIRNIVGHHVPRNRILSYISGWISRLDKLTSRPEELRKEYMEHLSTLGRRVIAVTSNGEIKGVARDVSEYGELIIEDERGSHRLTSGEILQLRHAD; via the coding sequence GTGACGAGTGAACTAGCCTTAAAGCTCGAACTACTGAGGCTACTCTCGGAGCACGATGAGATACCGGTCTCCGAGGCTGTAAAGGAGCTGGGTGTACACCAGGACGAGGTGCTCGGCATCGCAGAGGAGTTATCCAGGTACTATATGATTAAAACAGTGAAGTCAAGGATCTCCTGGAGCCCCGGTGACAACCCCCGGAGATTCAAGCCCTGGGGGTGGAGCTACCTCTACAAGATCGTGTCAGGCTCCACGATGGTTTCGGCCAGGCAGATGTCTCCCTGGAGCATTGTGCTCTCAGAGCTACAGGTTCAGGGTAAGGGTAGGCATGGGAAGACATGGATAGGTAACCTCGGCGGGCTATGGGTCACGTTCAAGGCAAGCGTGGCTCCACAGGTTGCGCAACTCCTACCTGTAGCCATACCTGTCCTCCTGGTTAGAACCCTGAGGGATAAGCTGGTGGTGGACGCTGAGATCAAGTGGCCTAACGACATAGTCTACAAGGGGAGGAAGATAGCCGGGGTCCTCCTTGAGGGGGAATACGTGGGTGTAAGCATAGTGAGCTACATAGGGGTGGGTTTAAACGTGAACAATGACCCGCCGCTGGAGACAGCTGAAAGCATCAGGAACATAGTGGGGCACCATGTGCCACGCAACAGGATCCTATCCTACATCTCGGGCTGGATCAGTCGCCTCGACAAGCTGACCAGTAGACCGGAGGAGTTGAGGAAGGAGTACATGGAGCACTTGTCCACGCTGGGTAGGAGGGTTATCGCTGTCACAAGCAACGGGGAGATAAAGGGGGTTGCCAGGGATGTCTCAGAGTACGGGGAGCTAATCATCGAGGATGAAAGGGGGAGTCACAGGTTGACGAGCGGGGAGATACTGCAGTTGAGGCATGCTGATTGA